The Alphaproteobacteria bacterium genome contains a region encoding:
- the secE gene encoding preprotein translocase subunit SecE yields MAKLNPFKFMQEVRTEVNKVTWPSRKETGITTAMVFIFAALAAVFFLLADQVIRMAVTLVLGIGM; encoded by the coding sequence ATGGCGAAGCTGAATCCGTTCAAGTTCATGCAAGAGGTGCGCACGGAGGTGAACAAGGTCACCTGGCCCTCGCGCAAGGAAACCGGAATCACCACCGCGATGGTGTTCATCTTCGCGGCACTGGCGGCGGTGTTCTTCCTGCTCGCGGATCAGGTGATCCGCATGGCGGTCACGCTGGTGCTTGGAATCGGCATGTAA